Proteins encoded together in one Telopea speciosissima isolate NSW1024214 ecotype Mountain lineage chromosome 6, Tspe_v1, whole genome shotgun sequence window:
- the LOC122664022 gene encoding protein DETOXIFICATION 49-like, giving the protein MLTPLIPKSPTSQQHNHHLPEEDEEEQEQPQTRTETQTDDEKPTTTTCTTTHLSLAIKEAKSIANIAFPMILTGLLLYSRSMISMLFVGRLGDLALAGGSLAIGFANITGYSILSGLAMGMEPICGQAFGAKRHTLLGLALQRTVLLLLVSSIPIAFLWVNVERILIYFGQQTDIAREAQSYILYSLPDLLAQSLLHPLRIYLRSQSITLPLTCCATLAILLHIPINYFLVFVLKLGIKGVALSGVWTNFNLVGSLIVYIYISGVYKKTWGGISCECIKGWKSLLNLAIPSCISVCLEWWWYEIMIVLCGLMLNPKATVASMGILIQTTALIYIFPSSLSFSVSTRVGNELGANRPKKARLAAIVGITCSFFLGFLALMFAVTVRSVWSRMFTDDTEIIVLTSLVLPIIGLCELGNCPQTTGCGVLRGTAQPKVGANINLGSFYLVGMPVAVGLGFFAGFDFKGLWLGLLAAQLSCMMIMMLVLGRTDWDLQANKAQTLTGAAESEDDDQEVIDSSSNIIKINELPV; this is encoded by the coding sequence ATGTTAACTCCGTTGATCCCCAAAAGCCCAACATCCCAGCAACACAATCACCACCTaccagaagaagatgaagaagaacaagaacaacCACAAACACGAACAGAGACACAAACAGATGATGAAAAGCCAACCACTACTACTTGTACTACGACCCACCTTTCGCTTGCCATTAAGGAAGCCAAGTCCATAGCCAACATAGCTTTTCCCATGATACTAACAGGTCTCTTACTCTACTCTCGTTCCATGATTTCCATGCTCTTCGTCGGTCGCCTCGGTGACCTTGCCTTGGCCGGAGGTTCACTCGCCATTGGCTTTGCTAACATCACCGGTTACTCCATACTCTCTGGCCTTGCCATGGGAATGGAACCCATTTGTGGGCAAGCCTTCGGTGCTAAAAGGCACACTCTCCTCGGTCTCGCCTTGCAGAGAACTGTGCTCCTCCTTCTGGTCTCCTCAATCCCCATCGCCTTCCTTTGGGTGAATGTGGAGAGAATTCTCATCTATTTCGGCCAACAGACTGACATAGCCAGGGAAGCCCAATCCTACATTCTGTATTCTCTTCCGGACCTACTCGCCCAATCACTCCTCCACCCACTTCGAATTTACCTCCGAAGTCAATCCATCACACTGCCTCTAACTTGCTGTGCCACCCTCGCAATCCTTTTACACATACCCATTAATTACTTTCTTGTTTTTGTACTCAAACTTGGTATCAAAGGCGTAGCTTTGAGCGGCGTTTGGACCAATTTCAACCTGGTTGGGTCTCTGATCGTCTATATCTACATTTCGGGAGTATACAAAAAGACCTGGGGAGGTATCTCCTGCGAATGTATCAAGGGCTGGAAATCACTCCTCAATCTGGCCATTCCAAGCTGCATTTCAGTCTGTCTCGAATGGTGGTGGTACGAAATCATGATTGTGTTATGTGGGTTAATGTTGAATCCCAAAGCAACAGTGGCTTCCATGGGTATACTGATTCAAACAACCGCGTTAATCTACATATTCCCATCTTCGCTAAGCTTCAGCGTATCCACAAGGGTGGGTAATGAATTGGGTGCGAACCGGCCAAAAAAAGCAAGACTTGCAGCCATCGTTGGGATCACTTGCagtttctttttggggtttttggcaTTGATGTTTGCTGTGACGGTGAGATCAGTATGGTCAAGAATGTTCACAGATGACACAGAGATCATCGTCTTAACGTCCTTAGTTTTGCCCATAATCGGATTGTGCGAACTTGGTAACTGTCCGCAGACAACCGGGTGTGGAGTATTGAGAGGAACTGCGCAACCAAAGGTGGGAGCAAATATCAATCTGGGTTCGTTCTATCTGGTCGGAATGCCGGTAGCAGTGGGATTGGGGTTCTTTGCTGGTTTCGACTTTAAGGGGCTATGGTTGGGGCTTTTAGCCGCACAGTTGTCGTGCATGATGATCATGATGTTGGTGTTGGGTAGAACTGATTGGGACCTGCAAGCCAACAAGGCACAAACGCTGACCGGAGCTGCTGAAAGTGAAGATGATGATCAAGAAGTTATAGATTCCTCATCcaatattataaaaataaacGAATTACCAGTTTaa
- the LOC122664716 gene encoding peroxisomal membrane protein 11D translates to MSTLDATRAELALVVLYLNKAEARDKICRAIQYGSKFLSNGEPGAAQNVDKSTSLARKVFRLFKFVNDLHALISPTPQGTPLPIVLLGKSKNALLSTFLFLDQIVWLGRSGIYKNKERAELLGRISLFCWMGSSVCTTLVEVGELGRLSASMKKLEKDLKSTDKYENEQYRSKLKQSNDRSLALIKAAIDIVVAVGLLQLAPKKVTPRVTGGFGFVSSLISCYQLLPPAPKAKTS, encoded by the exons ATGAGTACGCTAGATGCAACCAGAGCAGAGCTTGCTCTTGTGGTTTTGTATTTGAACAAAGCTGAAGCCAGGGATAAAATATGCCGGGCAATACAATACGGTTCAAAATTCTTGAGCAATGGAGAGCCTGGTGCAGCTCAAAATGTTGACAAGTCGACTAGCTTGGCCCGTAAAGTTTTCCGCCTTTTTAAG TTTGTCAATGATTTGCATGCTTTAATCAGTCCAACTCCTCAGGGAACTCCTCTTCCAATTGTTTTACTTGGAAAG TCCAAGAATGCATTACTATCAACTTTCTTGTTTTTGGATCAAATTGTCTGGCTTGGGAGATCAGGCATCTACAAG aACAAGGAGCGTGCAGAGCTGCTTGGCAGGATCTCTCTTTTCTGTTGGATGGGTTCCTCAGTTTGCACCACCTTGGTTGAG GTTGGGGAACTTGGAAGGCTGTCTGCATCAATGAAAAAGTTGGAGAAGGATCTTAAGAGCACTGATAAGTATGAA AATGAACAATACCGTAGCAAGCTCAAGCAATCAAATGACAGGTCATTAGCTCTGATAAAAGCAGCTATCGATATAGTGGTTGCAGTTGGGCTGCTTCAACTGGCACCCAAGAAAGTCACTCCTCGTGTTACTGGAGGCTTTGGATTTGTCAGCTCACTCATCTCTTGTTATCAG TTGCTTCCACCCGCACCAAAGGCAAAGACATCCTGA
- the LOC122664039 gene encoding protein CELLULOSE SYNTHASE INTERACTIVE 1-like translates to MVEEGGGEVLVDTRPAEEWLSRAQELVPIALQKARETKGFPGRWKMMISKLEQIPSRLSDLSSHPCFSKNALCKEQLQAVCKTLGEAIELAELCVEEKYGGKLRMQSDLDALSGKLDLNLRDCDLLIKTGVLGEATLPLAVARSSAEPEASTNSNIRELLARLQIGHLEAKHKALDSLVEVMKEDEKTLLAVLGRRNISALVLLLTATSPRIREKTVTVICSLAESGSCENMLVSEGVLPPMIRLVESGSAVGKEKAIISLQRLSMSAETARSIVGHGGVCPLIEICRTGESVSQSAAAGTLKNLSAVPEVRQILAEEGIVKVMINLLDCGILLGAKEYAAECLQNLTASNDILRRSVISEGGVRSLLVYLDGPLPQESAVGALRNLVGSVSMEVLLSLGLLPRLVHVLKGGSIGAQQAAASAICKVCGSTQMKRLVGEAGCIPLLIILLEAKRNSAREVAAQAISSLMTLLQNCREVKRDEKSVPNLVRLLDPIPQNTAKKYAVSCLGSLSSSKKCKKLMISYGAIGYLKKLSEMDIPGSKKLLERLERGKLKSLFSRK, encoded by the coding sequence ATGGtggaagagggagggggagaggttTTGGTAGACACCCGTCCAGCTGAAGAGTGGTTATCGCGTGCCCAAGAACTTGTGCCTATAGCGCTTCAGAAAGCAAGGGAAACTAAAGGGTTCCCAGGTCGATGGAAGATGATGATTTCCAAACTTGAGCAGATTCCTTCTCGTTTATCAGACTTGTCAAGTCATCCTTGCTTCTCAAAGAATGCTCTCTGCAAAGAGCAATTACAGGCTGTGTGCAAGACACTGGGTGAAGCAATTGAATTGGCAGAGTTGTGCGTGGAAGAGAAATATGGGGGAAAGCTTCGGATGCAGAGTGATCTTGATGCATTGTCTGGCAAGTTGGATTTAAATTTACGGGATTGTGATCTGCTGATCAAGACTGGAGTGCTTGGGGAGGCCACCTTGCCTTTGGCTGTGGCCCGTTCATCCGCAGAACCAGAGGCTTCCACGAATTCAAATATACGAGAATTGCTGGCCCGGCTTCAAATTGGGCACCTTGAGGCAAAGCACAAGGCACTGGACAGTCTTGTTGAAGTCatgaaggaagatgagaagacTCTGTTGGCTGTGCTGGGCCGGAGAAATATCTCAGCTTTAGTCCTATTGCTCACGGCAACTTCGCCTAGAATTCGGGAGAAAACAGTCACAGTCATCTGCTCACTTGCAGAGTCAGGGAGTTGTGAAAATATGCTTGTTTCTGAAGGTGTGCTTCCTCCTATGATCAGGTTGGTTGAATCTGGAAGCGCAGTGGGAAAAGAGAAGGCCATAATTTCGCTCCAGAGGTTGTCAATGTCTGCAGAAACAGCTCGGTCCATTGTTGGGCATGGTGGAGTTTGTCCTTTAATTGAGATCTGTCGCACAGGGGAGTCGGTTTCACAGTCTGCTGCTGCTGGTACCCTGAAGAATTTGTCGGCTGTGCCAGAGGTGAGACAAATTCTAGCTGAAGAGGGTATTGTCAAGGTCATGATCAATCTCCTTGATTGTGGGATATTGTTGGGTGCTAAAGAGTATGCTGCCGAGTGCTTGCAGAATCTCACTGCTAGCAATGACATTCTTAGAAGGTCTGTTATCTCAGAAGGTGGAGTTCGGAGTTTGTTGGTTTACCTTGATGGTCCATTGCCCCAAGAATCTGCAGTGGGTGCATTGCGGAATCTGGTGGGTTCAGTTTCCATGGAAGTCCTTCTTTCGCTTGGTCTTCTTCCTCGATTGGTTCATGTGCTTAAAGGTGGATCCATTGGTGCACAGCAAGCAGCTGCATCTGCCATTTGTAAGGTTTGCGGCTCAACACAAATGAAGAGATTGGTTGGTGAAGCTGGGTGTATTCCTTTGCTTATCATTCTGCTTGAGGCTAAAAGAAACAGTGCAAGAGAGGTTGCTGCCCAAGCAATCTCAAGCTTAATGACTCTTTTGCAGAACTGCAGAGAAGTCAAAAGGGATGAGAAGAGTGTTCCAAATCTGGTCCGGTTGCTTGACCCAATTCCTCAGAACACAGCTAAGAAGTATGCTGTTTCCTGTCTCGGATCTCTCTCCTCGAGCAAAAAATGCAAGAAATTGATGATCTCATATGGGGCTATTGGGTATCTCAAGAAGCTGTCTGAGATGGACATACCAGGATCCAAGAAGCTGCTTGAGCGGCTTGAAAGAGGAAAATTGAAAAGTTTGTTCAGCAGGAAATAG